The window TCCGACGGATGCCGAGGCCCTCTCGATCGCGCGCGATCAGTGGTCCCACGCGATGCTCAGCCCACCCACCATCTGGGACCTCGAGCAGCCCGAGGACTTCGACGCCGCCGCAGGCGACCCGAGCGACCAGCAGATGCGCGACGCGCTGCTGGTCTCGAGCGACCTCGACGAGCTTGCCGGGCGCATCGCCGAGCACGCACGGCTCGGCTTCGACCGCATCTACCTGCACCACGTCGGCCAGGACCAGGCACCGTTCCTGGCTGCGGCGCGCGACCGACTGCTGCCTCGACTGAAGGAACTGCTGTGAGGATCACCGACACGAGCGACCTGTGGTGGAAGTCCGCAGTCGTCTACTGCCTCGACGTCGAGACGTTCCTCGACTCCGACGGTGACGGCGTGGGCGATCTGCAGGGGCTCGCATCCCGCATCGATTACCTCGCCCAACTGGGCGTCACGTGCCTCTGGCTCATGCCGTTCTACCCGACGCCCGACCGCGACGACGGGTACGACGTCACCGATTTCTACGGCGTCGATCCGCGGCTGGGCACGCACGGCGACCTCGTCGAGGTGATCCGCACCGCGCGTGACAGGGGAATGCGCGTGATCGTCGACCTCGTGGTGAACCACACCTCCGACCGGCATCCGTGGTTCCGTTCCGCGAAGCGCAGCACATCGTCGCGCTACCGCGACTTCTATGTCTGGCGATCCGATCCGCCCCCGAAAGGCCAGAAGAACCCGGTCTTCCCCGGCGAGGCCGACGGCATTTGGACGCGCGACGACGCGTCGGGCGAGTGGTACATGCACAGCTTCTATCCGCACCAGCCCGACCTGAACATCGCCAACCCGGCCGTGCGCGACGAGATCGCCAAGACCATCGGGTTCTGGCTGCAACTGGGGATCTCCGGGTTCCGGGTGGATGCGGTGCCGTTCCTGCTGGAAGTGCCCGAGGGTGCCGAGATGGCCAACCCGCACGACATGCTGCGCGACATCCGGCGCTTCCTGCAGCGGCGCTCAAGCGAAGCGGTGCTGCTGGGCGAGGTCAACCTCCCCTATGAGCAGCAGGCGGCGTACTTCGGCGCCGGCAACGACGGCCAGGAATTGACGATGCAGTTCGACTTCGCGGGCATGCAGGCGTTCTACCTGTCGCTCGTCCGGCAGGATCCGACGTCCCTCGCGGCGGCACTCTCGTCGCGCCCGAGCCTGCCGATCGAGGCACAGTGGGCGAACTTCCTGCGCAACCATGACGAGCTCACCCTCGACCAACTGACCGAGGAGGAGCGGCAGGAGGTGTTCGAGGCCTTCGCTCCCGACGAGGGTCAGCGCGTCTACGGGCGCGGCATTACACGGCGCCTGCCTCCGATGCTCGCGGGCGACCCCCGCCGCATCCGGATGGCATACAGCCTGCTGTTCACCCTGCCGGGCACGCCCGTGCTCTTCTACGGCGAGGAGATCGGCATGGGAGAAAACGCCGACCTCGACAAGCGCCACGCCGTGCGCACCCCCATGCAGTGGTCGGCGGAGCGCAACGGGGGGTTCTCGACTGCTCCACCTTCCCGCCTGACCGCGTTGCCGCCCGGCGACGGCTACGCCCCGGTGCACGTCAACGTTGCCGACCAGATCGAAGACCGCGAGTCGCTCCTGCACTTCTTCCGCGACCTGACCTCGCGCTACCGCATCTCCCCCGAGCTCGGGTGGGGCGAGTTCGAGGTCATCGATCACGACGCGCCGGGTGTGCTCGTCCACTCGCTGCGCGCGGATGTCGGCCGCACCGTCGCCGTGCACAACTTCACCGACGTCCCCGCGGCGCTCGCCTTCACCCTCGACGACGAGCCCGACGGCACGACCCTGGTCGACCTTCTCGACTCCGAGCGACTCCCGCTCGACGACCGCAGTGGGATCGAGATGCCCCTCCCCGCCTACGGCTACCGGTGGCTGCGGGTGTCTCGCCCCGGGGACGGCCGGGTGACCTGACACACGTCGGCGACGGATGCCGCGGACTAGGCTCGGCGTGTGTTCGACGATGACCGCCTGAGGGCCATGGCCTATGAGCTGGCCGCCGTGCCCGGGGTCCGCGCCGTCGCGCTCGGAGGAAGTCGCGCACGCGGCACCCACCGCCCCGACTCCGACGTCGACCTGGGCCTGTACGTGAC is drawn from Microbacterium sp. zg-B96 and contains these coding sequences:
- a CDS encoding alpha-amylase family protein, which translates into the protein MRITDTSDLWWKSAVVYCLDVETFLDSDGDGVGDLQGLASRIDYLAQLGVTCLWLMPFYPTPDRDDGYDVTDFYGVDPRLGTHGDLVEVIRTARDRGMRVIVDLVVNHTSDRHPWFRSAKRSTSSRYRDFYVWRSDPPPKGQKNPVFPGEADGIWTRDDASGEWYMHSFYPHQPDLNIANPAVRDEIAKTIGFWLQLGISGFRVDAVPFLLEVPEGAEMANPHDMLRDIRRFLQRRSSEAVLLGEVNLPYEQQAAYFGAGNDGQELTMQFDFAGMQAFYLSLVRQDPTSLAAALSSRPSLPIEAQWANFLRNHDELTLDQLTEEERQEVFEAFAPDEGQRVYGRGITRRLPPMLAGDPRRIRMAYSLLFTLPGTPVLFYGEEIGMGENADLDKRHAVRTPMQWSAERNGGFSTAPPSRLTALPPGDGYAPVHVNVADQIEDRESLLHFFRDLTSRYRISPELGWGEFEVIDHDAPGVLVHSLRADVGRTVAVHNFTDVPAALAFTLDDEPDGTTLVDLLDSERLPLDDRSGIEMPLPAYGYRWLRVSRPGDGRVT